A window of the Miscanthus floridulus cultivar M001 chromosome 14, ASM1932011v1, whole genome shotgun sequence genome harbors these coding sequences:
- the LOC136505388 gene encoding pentatricopeptide repeat-containing protein At2g46050, mitochondrial-like, with protein MSDEATARRTVSSGTNEMRRDLLALLLRTSSISVSGGACAARTLHPLALKSGRASETRVATALAVAYARSGLVAHARRVFDETPPPRRDLVLCNAMVSCYAAHGLPRQAWALFAALRRSGALAPDGFTFSALLRPPPPRRHPDDAVDVRVLLAMGALAHGLVLRLGLLADVVVATALLDMYAKCGRVDEARWVFDAMAVRNVVSWNAMVVCYGRVGGGGKDAVELFQRMLRDGSYCPDELTLASVLSSCASMAAANEVTQVHAHAVKRGLHGFLQVANAVITAYGKAGFVREAMQTFAMVCNPDVVSWSSMISSYAYLGLSKDAVHVFERMIQQGVQPDGIAFLGVLSACSHAGLIEEGLHYFLMMTRGSSIDPNPQHLACLVDLLGRAGRIEDAYKIVTRLSCERNADIVGAFLGACKMRGKIELAKWAADRLLCLEPSEAVNYLLMSNAFAAAGAWSELAKVRSVMRHRCGSKVPGCSWIEIGGMVRTFVSNDVVLHQSTEMQQMMQLTISEARKEWNEDTTCDDPILVRECQ; from the coding sequence ATGAGCGATGAAGCCACCGCCCGCCGCACTGTAAGCTCTGGAACGAATGAGATGCGGCGCGACCTCCTTGCTCTGCTACTCCGCACCAGCTCCATCTCCGTCTCCGGCGGCGCCTGCGCAGCGCGGACGCTCCACCCGCTGGCCCTCAAGTCCGGGCGAGCCTCGGAGACCCGCGTGGCGACCGCGCTCGCCGTGGCGTACGCGCGGTCGGGCCTGGTCGCGCACGCGCGCCGCGTGTTCGACGAAACACCGCCGCCGCGCAGGGACCTGGTCCTCTGCAATGCCATGGTCTCCTGCTACGCCGCCCACGGCCTCCCGCGCCAGGCCTGGGCGCTCTTCGCCGCCTTGCGCCGCTCCGGGGCGCTCGCCCCTGACGGGTTCACCTTCAGCGCCCTGctccgtccgccgccgccgcgccgccacccCGACGACGCCGTCGACGTCCGGGTGCTGCTCGCGATGGGAGCCCTGGCGCATGGCCTCGTGCTCAGGCTGGGTCTCCTCGCGGACGTGGTGGTCGCCACCGCGCTGCTCGACATGTACGCCAAGTGCGGCCGGGTCGACGAGGCGCGCTGGGTGTTCGACGCTATGGCGGTCAGGAACGTTGTGTCCTGGAACGCGATGGTTGTCTGCTACGGCCGGGTTGGTGGTGGAGGCAAGGACGCCGTTGAGCTGTTCCAGCGGATGCTGAGAGACGGGAGCTACTGCCCGGATGAGCTCACGCTTGCCAGCGTGCTAAGCTCGTGCGCCAGCATGGCGGCAGCAAACGAGGTCACTCAGGTTCATGCTCATGCCGTAAAGAGGGGTCTGCACGGGTTTCTGCAGGTGGCCAACGCTGTTATCACGGCATATGGCAAGGCCGGTTTTGTTCGAGAGGCGATGCAAACTTTTGCTATGGTCTGCAACCCAGATGTAGTTTCGTGGTCCTCTATGATTTCGTCTTACGCGTACCTTGGACTCTCTAAGGACGCAGTTCATGTGTTTGAGAGAATGATCCAACAAGGCGTACAGCCTGATGGCATTGCCTTCCTTGGAGTTCTTTCTGCCTGTAGCCATGCTGGTCTTATTGAAGAAGGCTTACACTATTTCCTTATGATGACGAGGGGCTCCAGCATCGATCCAAATCCACAGCATCTTGCTTGTCTTGTTGATCTCTTAGGGAGAGCTGGTAGGATTGAAGATGCTTACAAGATTGTTACAAGACTTTCTTGCGAGAGAAACGCTGATATTGTTGGAGCTTTTCTTGGTGCTTGTAAGATGCGGGGCAAAATCGAGTTGGCAAAGTGGGCCGCTGATAGGCTTTTATGCCTGGAACCAAGTGAGGCAGTAAATTATCTGCTTATGTCCAATGCATTTGCTGCTGCAGGAGCTTGGAGCGAGCTTGCAAAAGTAAGAAGTGTGATGAGACACAGGTGTGGCAGCAAGGTTCCTGGCTGTAGCTGGATAGAGATAGGTGGAATGGTTCGAACATTTGTCTCCAACGATGTGGTGCTCCATCAGTCGACTGAAATGCAACAAATGATGCAGCTTACTATTTCAGAAGCACGAAAAGAGTGGAACGAAGACACAACTTGTGATGATCCAATTTTAGTTCGAGAATGTCAGTGA